The following is a genomic window from Neodiprion lecontei isolate iyNeoLeco1 chromosome 4, iyNeoLeco1.1, whole genome shotgun sequence.
AAAAGACGGGTTGGTGTAACGTTGTTGTCcctgatttgaataaaattctccATATTCTCCTTGCTGTGCATTATTTGTACCCCGACAATAATTGCTCTGATCATTCTGTTGTCGATAGTTTTGTCCCTGTCTGCAATCATAATCTGAATTCCTAGCGTATCCCTGAGGGTATGTATTGGGAACAGCAGGGTTGGAGTAAGCTGTGTTTTGCGGCTGCTGCATCGGGTAGTTCTGATAATTCCCTGTCTGATTCGGATTTTGGTGTCGATTTTCACCCTCTGCTATGTCATTACTGGACGAAGATGAAGAGTTTGGCTGGACACTTGCAGCAGGTTTGTTTTTAATAGTTGCGTTCGCTTTTTTACCCTTTTTAGATTCTCCTTTAGCCTGGCGTGCCTTAGTGCGTTTGGTACCTGGAGCAGGCTTCTCCCCCATGGTTTCTTCGAGGTCCAAATCATCTTCTTCATTGGCCTGACGTTTCTTAAGAAAGTGGTACAACACGTCAGGGTGATTCCATATTTTACAGCACACAGCAAACGCCTTCAGGGGATTGGGAACTGCTCTCGTCTTCACAACTTGTGTCATAAAGGTATCGTAAAGCTTTCGCTGGTGGGGTGTCATTCTAACAAGAAGGATGTATTCTTCCTTTCGCGGAAGCGATATCTGCAACACTGAGTGAGATCTACGCTGGACAAATCCCTCCAATAAAGCATGTAAGACATGTGCCCTATAACGCATAAGCCGTATATCTTGTGGGGTAGAATCAATGCATTGGCCATTCTGGATAGGACGCTCAAACATATTGCAGAACTCACTTTTTGTGCCAAGGTAGTTTGGTCTTACAAAATCCACCATACACCAATACTCAAGTAAATTATTTTGCAAGGGATACCCGGTGAGCACGATCCTACGTTTGGTTCGCATCTGCTTTAGAGCAAGGCTGATACTGgcgtgagaattttttatacggtGGCCCTCATCGCATATGACGAGATCGGGCCCAGGACTGACTAAAGCTGAGTGCATATCGTCAAGAAGTCCTTTGTTCTTGTCATCTTCCTCAACATCCACCATGTCCTTGAATGCCTGTCCGCGTTTTCGCTTGGCTTTGTTAGGCTTCTTGAGGGACAGCTGCCGGTACAATTCATATCCAATTAGAAGGACACCTCCTTTCTTTTGCCAGTCTTGAATAACACGCGCTCTAGCGGCCATGCTTTTATGAGAGTCATTCAAAATGTGAAGCTGAAAATGGCGTGGACGCAGCTCCTGACCAATAGGTGAATCCACACTGTATGGCGTTTTAACTGTTTCCACTTCCTTCTTTTCCGTCACCCCTGCAGCAGGCACTTCCTTAGCCGCACCAAGTGTCCCACCATTTTCCTCCTTCTTCACTCCATCAGTGCCCTCCGTTGTTCCACTGCCATCAGTCTTAATCACTGAGTCTGTGGTTGGGGCAAATTCCTGCTTTATTTCCCGATCTACTCCCATCATGTTACAGGAGTAGCTGCCTGGGTACATCGGCCCTGGAGAAGCTGCAGGCTTCGACAAGCCGGAATAATCCAGCTCAGATTTGGCCGGATCACGATCAAAGGTAGGTACCGCAGTAGGATGGTTTCCGTACATCATATTCATGGACATTTCGTTGCGGTAATGAAAGTTTTGATCACCAGTAGGGTCCTTGTGGATGTTCTCTTGGACTCTACATTGTAGCGAGCTTAATGGATCGTAGCCTTGATGAGGAGTTGTACTATCGATAATAGGCTGGTTGCAGGTACTGTCTTGGGGCATTCTTGGTGCAAATTCAGGATTTGACTGCATCGGAAGTCGCGACGCGTCGCTGTGCGCTCCATTTTCCTCTTTTATTTCCTGCTTGACGTGTGGTTGTGACTCGGATTTAGGGATGGTCTGATTATGTGGTGGAACATTTGCTTCGTATGGAAGCCACATGTTGAATTCGGCTAGCCAATTCTGCAAGGTATTAATTGGCATGATGCACAGAACAGTTTTGGCTGTCGTGCATCTGAAGAATACGTCGCAAAAACTTGCGACCTGCAACGTTTTTCCCAGACCCATACTGTGCGCAAGGATGCAACCGAACCCGGAACTAGTCTTGTACCTCTCAATGCTCTCAACAATGTTGTCATAGAGAAAACGAATCCCACCTATCTGGTGGGGTTTTATAATACGTGCTACTTGCGGGGCTAGAAAAACATCCGGCTCTGTTTCTGGGTGACCGACGTTGACCAGGACTCGACCGTGCTCGTCAGGGACGTTGTAGCGGTCATTGGTATGCATACCCGAATTGGATGGGTCATCTTCATTATCTGTTTCCTCGCCACCACTTGGATCACTCAACACAATGCAGTCGTCATCCGAACTCTCGCTCGAGCTTGATATCGTCACAACATCTTTACCCTTTGCCGGTTTTTGCACCCTGGGCATCCCAGACACCTTCCTTAATGTGTGCATCTGCTTCTCGCGCAGCGCTTCGTCAGCCTCTATGTCAGAGACTTCAGACTCCGAGTAGTACTCTGATCTGCAATGATAAGAGCAATGATTTAACCTATTTTATGCTACAGAAGTTAGAGTTTCACTTTCAAATGCGATCCAAGAAATGACAAAGATGTGAAGTGAAAGTCTATTCCACATTACACTACTAACAAGCTATGATAAATCACTTAAAATGAAAGATcgatgaaaagaaatgaaCACGAAGATCACACCTATTATCGACTGGTTCCTTCTTAGGGACAACTGGTGAGATGCTCACAGATGGTGTCATCATCCGAATTCTTTGTTGAAGAAGATTAGTATTTCCAGAACGATTCGGAACTCTAGATATAGATGTCTGAACTCCAGGCAGAGTGCTTCTTCCTTTCTGCCAGCGAGCTGCTTCCAGTGCTTTTCTTTGCTGTTGCTGAGCAGCTTGAGCCGCAGAGCTGCTATGAGTACCTTGTCCTGTTCCAGGTCCTGACGCTGACCCAGACCCAGACCCCGACCCAGAACCAGAATTTAATTTCAGTAGAACGGTGTTAGGCAATCGTACTTGGGATGATGACGATGGCGATATCGTGGTTCCACTTTGGCTCTGTTTTCCTTGAAGAAGACTAATCACACGAGTTTGAGTTTTACTATTTTGTCTGTTGATAGCAATCTGTCTCTGCACTTCACGAATGATTCTCTGTTGTTCTTGTACTCGTCGAAGACGCTCCATTTCTTGTCGCTGTGCAGCTAGAGTAGCTTCGTCCAATTGATTCTCATCCATTACTTCTCGAATGTTTCGTCtcatatttgatattttcttcTCAACTTTTGTCTCGCACTCTGGGCCTGAACTGTCACTCTGGTCACCCTTCTTTTGCTTCTTCTTACTCGAGTCAGGGTTCTCTGGATCGCACAGTCTTTTGTTCCCCTCCCCTTCGGCATCTTCGTCATCAACATTGTCATCcatcttttcaatttcatcttCATCACATTCTGCTTCGTCCATCTCCTTGGACACAGATTTTCCAAGCAGATCTGCCTCTGTCACTTCTTGTCCCTCGATGGGTGCGCCTGTGGAATATAAGTACTTGATTATGATCGGAAGGAatcaaatttctaaattttaagcTACATACACATTGCGAGAAACCATGTGGGTATTTACAAGAGTGAGTAACTGAActtttagttttttcaaattacagcAATAGTTTTGACCCTCAGACTTGCTCAGAACCTTACAGAACTGATACAATTATGCTTTACAGGCATCGTGCTTATAGTGATGATATAATAGAAAttgttttaataaatttgttaCTTCTGAACGAACTCTCAAAACTTCAATAACAATGTATGGTCAAGCCAGTCTTCTATTTCGAGAAATGTCAGATTATAAATAAGAGGATAATCCGTTTCTGTCCAAAATTGATTAGCATTAGTCAAGTATTTGTTTTCAAGAATCCAAAGAAGGTTACAAGAGCCAAGATAATATTGTGATTTTGTACCTGTAAAAAGAGCTGCCataagtaagaaaaataaaaacaaatgtcaATTAGAATCTAAAGAGGTAAATATTTTACGTGCAGACGAACCTTCCAACGGCAAGCTATCCAAAATGTTGACCCCTTCAAtatcttcttcatcttccaACAAAGTTTGCTGCTTTTCATGGTCAAGTCTGACGCCAATCTGACTGTCAATAGTTTCGTCAAGATCCATGTCATCGCCAGATCCCTCCGAGTGAATCCTCTCAATTTCCTCATCAGGGAAACGGTCTTGTCCCTTCTCTCGTTCCCTGTCAAACGATTCGGCTTCAGAATCCTCCGAGCTTTCATCATTGCCGGTTACATTGGCGGGAGAATTGGAGCCAGGTGGTAGACCCGACGGGTCCGACTGCTCAGCTGACTCCTTGGAGCTCCGTTCTGGATTAACACGCTCTATGGTGACATCCCCAATCCTCGTCAGAAAGCTGTCCATGTCAGAGTTTGACATGTTGGTAGCGGGATCCTCATCCATGACTCGTGTTTAAAAATCACTTTCGCCCCTTTAAATCATTTTGCAGATGGAAAGGGTAAAGGGGTAGGCTGAAATTTGGGGAAAAAGACAGAGGGACGGTGTCGCGCTGTCCGAGATGAGGAAATATCAGGCTTGAGGCGTTCAGCTGTCAGATGAGGAAAGAAGAGGACCGGACGTGTGAGGACGGTGAAAAGGTACCGACTTGGGTCCGTTAACCGCGATTATCCACTGCGGGATGACCGAATATTGTCTATTGGTGGGCGAACTGCGGGCGTGAAATACCGCCGACGACTTCAGAACATCATAGACAGAGCAAAAATGTTAATTGGTAGCACTaattaaaagtgaaaaaaaaaaataataatgacacACCGATGGACGCCATAGCGTCGTTGTCGCGGCGTTCGCGGgtgctgctgctactgctgGTGCTGCTGGCCTCGCAGCAGCCGAAAATCACAACGTAACTATTACCCCGGTCTCTGGTGCCTTCCCTACGTGTAACGTGCGGTTCATTTATATGACGTAAAATCGAGACGCGCTAGAATTCTAGGGACAAAAGATTTTcccttatttatttatctgcCAGCCGCACGCGTCGCTCTTTCTCTCACTTTCCGCGGCATTTTTCATTCCCGTTTTTTACCAAGTCTAATACCGAGACAGAGATCGGACCACCCGCCATCTTGTCAACACCGCGCGTACTTCCGCCTAGCAGACCGAGGAGGGAAGGGAAAACAGAGATCTTTACCAATCGATAGATAGATGCACCCACGGATATACCCTATTCTTCATTCCCAGAGATCGATTGAACGATCCTTGTATCGTTTACTCAATTCActttaaaattattcagatTATCTCTACCCATTACGCACGTTTATTGACCCTTGCACGTGTGGGTGACGCATTATTTCACTAATATACAAGGCACTCGCGCGCGCACGCACGCGAAGCAGTATGGGGGCACAATGTACAGAGTTACGGTTATTCATTATGGTTTTGCTTCATTTATTGAAATTCACGCATACATACATTCCAAATTACTTACACTCGTGCATACACTCAATTTGTACCCGcgcaaattgaaattttaaatgtgCAGGTATCGCGACACCAATATGTCAGCCTCTTTACAGTTATCAATACTATTGCAAGATACTTATGTTTGATTATACTGTCAGAACATTTATAGATCAACAAAAGATCTACGCAAATGTGACCAGTCTCCTGATATACAGCTTGTGTACCAAGAGATGATAACCAGAATGTGGCATGACTCAAGTAAAAGAGGTATCCATGGCCCTTGCATCGTATTTCGAATACCATTGTCAGTTCTGAATCTATAGTTTAGTCCATCATGCTTTAGAGCGAAATATAATTTAGTGTTTTAATCTTTGTCTTCCGTTTTTTCTTCTGCTACAATTGCAGTTTAGTTGGCAGTCTCACAGGCATCAATCCAATCATTATAGACATCAAGAGGCTCTGATAATAGGTTTATGGTTGTTTGAAAGTCCTCCATACATACACGACACGTTATTCTGGCCGTGTTCCTTGATTTGTccctgaaaaaaattggccaTTTAATATGATAATCGGTTTTAAAGTGACAAATATATCTAACAACAACGCAATTATCCGTATCTTGTGTTTACTCACATCTTAACCTCGCAGGATTTTTCGTGGTTGCAAAACGGACAATTGAACTGGGTGTCAAGCGGTTCGATCGCCTTTCGTTTACTCGGCGGTTTCCTTTTGCTCTTTCTACGTCCCATTGCGTCTCAATAACTAAAGTCTTTCTTCCaaatacaaatatttaatGATAAACTCTGTTTACACTTCTCCCCGTTCTTTCAGTTGTCACCGGCTGCCCGCTGACTTATCTGAACGTCGAAGTAGACGCTTCAGTTGACAGTTCTGCCACTACACCGGGTGCTAATTTCTCAGCAAAGTACTTCGTACGTTCCGAAAGTATGGCAGGTACAAGGTGAACTTCGAACAATGACGTCATATGATACGAATCCAACTCGTATATCCGAACACGCACAACGATTGTGACCGGTCAGTAGCTTTGCTACTGTTTGTTGCACTCAGCTGTATTCAACAATCGCCAACCATAGGCAATCATAAACCTATGCCAATTCCGAATATGATCAATGTAATGCAACTAGCACTTCAAAGAAGGAATAATTATATCTCTCCGTCCTAATTCCGTTCTAATtattaggaagaaaaaaaaaggatttttcCCATCTACGAAGTCTAACCTTTCCCATTTCTTTTCATCTTACTCGTGCTGTTTCCGGTAGAATCTGACAACTATACGGTAGTCGGTAACCAGCGTGCCAATTCCCCGGCGAAAACTGGGGATCGAGATCGCTGCGAATGCAGATTTTTCTCCATACTGTGCGAGCCACATGCAAGTTTGGAGCTCGGTACGGGATCAAATATCTCAGGTTCCTCgatcaaatttcaagaaatcttGCTGTTAGTTCGAGGTTATATTCCGAAACTCCTCAGTGGGGCTCGAAGAAGAAGCACAGAAAAGTAAAGCTGCACTTTCAGCTACAGAGTATGGCAGATCCAAAGATAGAAGAGGTCCTCGCGCCCCTGCGATCAAGTGTCAAGGAGCAGGTGAGTGCCATATGGCTTCAGATTTTTACtccaaaaaagttttcattaaCAACACAATGTTTGGAAACTTTTTGTATTTCGGTTTATTCAAGAattcgcgaaaaaaaattaagaaaactgCATGTATTTCCCCTCTAACAAAATCCGTCTGTGTATTGCATCAGAGTAAGCATGgctttctttcttctcgtcCAATAATCTTGTCACTCTGgcttataattttcttttttgtttcttaaagGGGGACCTGGTCCGTAAACTTAAATCTGATGGAGCACCAGACTTTGATGTCAAGAAGGCTGTTGCAGAGCTCAAGGCACGTAAAAAGCTCCTTGAGGACAAGGAACTGTCGCTGATCCCATCGGCGTCGTTTGATCGTGCAAAAATGGAGGATCTTCTGAAGCGAAGGTTCTTTCTTGACCAGTCGTTTGCCATCTACGGTGGGATAACAGGACAGTATGATTTCGGTCCAATGGGATGTGccttgaaatcaaatttcctTAGCGTCTGGAGAAGCTTCTTTGTTTTAGAGGAACAGATGCTAGAAGTTGATTGTTCCATCCTAACGCCTGAACCGGTTTTAAAAGCTTCTGGACATGTGGACCGATTTGCAGATTTAATGATAAAGGATGTAAAGACTGGAGAATGCTTTAGGCTAGATCATTTCATAAAAGCACATTTGGAGAAAGTTTCATTGGACAAGAAAACTGACGAAAGTTTGCGCGCTGAGTGCCAAGACATCATCATCAAGTTGGATGGTATGAGTAAGCAAGAACTAGCAGCAGTTGTGTCGAGATTCAACATGAAATCACCGATAACTGGCAATGATCTAACGGAACCTATCGAATTCAATTTGATGTTTGCCACGCAGATTGGCCCATCTGGACTGATCAAAGGGTTCTTGAGGCCGGAAACTGCTCAAGGAATTTTCGTGAACTTTAAAAGGCTGTTGGAATTCAATTCAGGCAAGCTTCCCTTCGCTGCTGCACAGATTGGTAATGCTTTCAGAAATGAAATATCACCGAGATCCGGACTCATCCGTGTCAGAGAATTCACAATGGCTGAGATTGAACATTTTTGCGACCCCAACGATAAAAATCATCCGAAATTCGAGTCTGTGAAGCACACTAAGATGCATCTCTACTCTGCATGTAGCCAAATGGATGGGAAAAGTGCAGAATACATGGAAATTGGAGAAGCTGTAAAGACAGGGCTAGTAGACAATGAGACTCTAGGATACTTCATGGCTAGGATCCAGCAGTTTTTACTCAAAGTTGGAATAGATCCTGCTAAGTTACGCTTTCGGCAGCACATGGGCAACGAAATGGCGCATTATGCTTGCGATTGCTGGGACGCTGAATGCTTGACGTCCTACGGCTGGATAGAGTGTGTTGGATGCGCAGACAGGTCCGCGTACGATCTTACTCAGCACACTAAGGCGACAGGGGTCAGATTGATCGCTGAAAAGAAGCTGGCTGAGCCAAAAGTCGTTGACGTTGTCGAAGCATTCCCGAACAAGGGTGTCCTAGGTAAAGCATTTAAAAAGGAAGCCAAAGCAGTTTTGGACGCACTGGCTGCGTTGAATAAAAACGAAATCGCGGTGcttgaaggaaaaataagtaaaaacgAGGACTACGATCTCGTTTTGCATGATGGGGCATCAATCAAAATTACAAAGGACATGGTCTCGATAAAACGTTACCAAAAAACTTTACACGTTGAGGAAATCACACCGTCTGTCGTTGAACCCTCATTTGGTGTTGGTAGAGTCATGTATTCTCTCTTTGAACACAATTTCCGGATGAGAGAAGGTGATGAGCAAAGGACATACTTGAGTTTGCCTCCAGCAGTGTCACCCCTGAAATGTTCTGTCTTGCCACTCAGTGgtaatacagaatttacaCCATTTATTAAGAAACTATGTAAGTGCCACCCATAATTAATGGGTGTAAGccaacaatttttcaccttGTTCAGATATCTTTTATGTACTATCTAAAATTGACCTTATTTTGTCATTTTAGCACAAGATTTGACTGCATTCGACATATCCCATAGAGTAGACGACTCTTCAGGCAGTATCGGTAGAAGATATGCTCGTACAGATGAAATTGCCATACCTTTTGGCATTACAATAGACTTTGATTCTCTGAAGACTCCGCATACAGCAACCCTTAGAGAACGGGATAGCATGGATCAAGTCAGAATAAATGTAAGTTTCTTATATTGATCAGCCGGCTGTAATGTGCTATACTTATCTTACCAAACCAAAATTGAGCTTTTGaaaacatcttttttttccatatcttTAAAACGTTTTGGGAGTTTAAACATGTGTTCTTCTCTGTTTCAGTTGGACGAGCTCCCAACCGTGGTGAAAGACTTGTCTCTATGTAAAATAACATGGGCTGAAGTAGCACAAAAGTATCCTAAGTTTGAACAACAAGAGAATGCAAAAGCATAGAAATCAGCATAATATTTAAAGTAAATTAGGCAATGCATGTTTTTTTAAAGTCATTATGCAAAtgcaaatgaaattattaagCCTTGGAAGCTGAATTAAGGgttagaaacaaaattttaacctCGAGAATTGACCTTGAATGCTTGTTGGCATAATGGtatgttatttttaaaatgcCTTGATAGAAATTTCATGAACTCCATAAATTATATTCATCAATAATTGAAGCAAGTGTTGACTCTCTTTCCatgcgaaataaattcttaaGAATACAGCTGGAGATTGTGAGGTGAGTAAACGTGAAAAGTTGATTTCGTTTCCGTCATTTATTTAccaaaattgaaggaaaaccAGTTAAACAGATTACAGCTGAACAGCTAAAACAGTACACAGGGCACTTTAAGACATGTAATGTAATAAATGGttgtagaaataatttatttatcccTCGTAGAATTGAGGCAGCTTATTACCGAGGATGACTCGTCTTTCAACGCCTTCTTTAGTTATAACACCAAGTCTTACGACTCCACCACTGCTACCGTCACGTGACATGGCCAATGACAGTGCtgcaaaaagaaataaaggaaTGCAGTGATTGAAAGGAGATGAAACACACCAAACATGGGGCAAATAAGAAATGAATGACTTACTGTTGCTGACCAATTCTATTGTCTGATCCTTGGTCATGTTGGGCTTATAATGCGCATCTACGTAACCGTAAACGTAGCTTGAACCAGAGCCACCGATTGCAATTGGTTGGCGCACGCACATGCCTCCCAAAGGAATGCTGTAAACTTGACCACCTTTACGACGATCCCAGCCAGCTACCAAAATGCCTGCCATAAGGGAGTCTCGATAGTTGTAGCACAACTCACGAAATACATTTGCACTGGTCTCGACTAAAGGTGGTTCACCAAGTTCCATTCTGAGAATTCAAAACACGAATTTGATTATCACAGTGGAATTTTTAGCTTTAATTTcctcaaatatttattgacaGGTCCCAGAGATGAAAAACATACAGCACGTGAGGTATTAACTAGGATCCCAAAGTGATTTTCCCAAGACTTACAAGTAGTTCTTTCTGGTCCACAAATAATTTGCAGATGTTTTGTTCAATTTCCCATATTCATAAAGtcatttgaaactttgattaaaattcttcagcatatataaacatattgcaaataataaaactatgtggcttcaacttttttgtttcatttataaAAGCTTAAAATTATTTGTGGATCATAACGagtaaaatattgattatCCTTATCAAACAGTGCTACAAAACATTTGAAATGTATTAAACTCCAGTTTACTACTCTGAACCCCACGCTTTGCAGATAAATTAAGAATTATATATCTCCAGTAATTCGAAGATAATGACAATCTCGTTGATAGACTCACTGGTGGAAAGCCAGGTGGTACGAAACTATATCTGAGATAGCTTGGGTGTCTGCAGCAGAGCCTGAACGACAGCAATAAATGTGATCCGTCACTTTGGTGAGCTTGTCCGTGACTCGATTGGCGATGTAAGCGCTGAAAATCAGTCAGTGAAATGTTATTTTGTGCCTGAAGAGGACAAataaccaaattttttcaaggtAAATTTACTTCAAGAAtcacagaaaataaaaatgagaagTTTAGATCTGGGTTACATTGAACAACATACCCTGTAGTGGTTCGTGAATCAGCACCGATTACTACACCGCCTTCGAATTCACAAGCCATGATTGATGTCTGGAAAGAGGAATGAATAAATACCAATTTTTAAATGAGGAAAAACAAGATGTGTCGGTTGCTTGTTTTCGGAGGTGCAAGAAGAC
Proteins encoded in this region:
- the LOC107217751 gene encoding uncharacterized protein LOC107217751 isoform X2 — encoded protein: MDEDPATNMSNSDMDSFLTRIGDVTIERVNPERSSKESAEQSDPSGLPPGSNSPANVTGNDESSEDSEAESFDREREKGQDRFPDEEIERIHSEGSGDDMDLDETIDSQIGVRLDHEKQQTLLEDEEDIEGVNILDSLPLEGAPIEGQEVTEADLLGKSVSKEMDEAECDEDEIEKMDDNVDDEDAEGEGNKRLCDPENPDSSKKKQKKGDQSDSSGPECETKVEKKISNMRRNIREVMDENQLDEATLAAQRQEMERLRRVQEQQRIIREVQRQIAINRQNSKTQTRVISLLQGKQSQSGTTISPSSSSQVRLPNTVLLKLNSGSGSGSGSGSASGPGTGQGTHSSSAAQAAQQQQRKALEAARWQKGRSTLPGVQTSISRVPNRSGNTNLLQQRIRMMTPSVSISPVVPKKEPVDNRSEYYSESEVSDIEADEALREKQMHTLRKVSGMPRVQKPAKGKDVVTISSSSESSDDDCIVLSDPSGGEETDNEDDPSNSGMHTNDRYNVPDEHGRVLVNVGHPETEPDVFLAPQVARIIKPHQIGGIRFLYDNIVESIERYKTSSGFGCILAHSMGLGKTLQVASFCDVFFRCTTAKTVLCIMPINTLQNWLAEFNMWLPYEANVPPHNQTIPKSESQPHVKQEIKEENGAHSDASRLPMQSNPEFAPRMPQDSTCNQPIIDSTTPHQGYDPLSSLQCRVQENIHKDPTGDQNFHYRNEMSMNMMYGNHPTAVPTFDRDPAKSELDYSGLSKPAASPGPMYPGSYSCNMMGVDREIKQEFAPTTDSVIKTDGSGTTEGTDGVKKEENGGTLGAAKEVPAAGVTEKKEVETVKTPYSVDSPIGQELRPRHFQLHILNDSHKSMAARARVIQDWQKKGGVLLIGYELYRQLSLKKPNKAKRKRGQAFKDMVDVEEDDKNKGLLDDMHSALVSPGPDLVICDEGHRIKNSHASISLALKQMRTKRRIVLTGYPLQNNLLEYWCMVDFVRPNYLGTKSEFCNMFERPIQNGQCIDSTPQDIRLMRYRAHVLHALLEGFVQRRSHSVLQISLPRKEEYILLVRMTPHQRKLYDTFMTQVVKTRAVPNPLKAFAVCCKIWNHPDVLYHFLKKRQANEEDDLDLEETMGEKPAPGTKRTKARQAKGESKKGKKANATIKNKPAASVQPNSSSSSSNDIAEGENRHQNPNQTGNYQNYPMQQPQNTAYSNPAVPNTYPQGYARNSDYDCRQGQNYRQQNDQSNYCRGTNNAQQGEYGEFYSNQGQQRYTNPSFQTFPQGSGYNNPQGYQNQAQNYLSGNDQLAGSQTQNYNPPSSHNIEYRTDATSGNTYNASSLYPTQCYPYQDQTRNYTATPNLGSNYPQSYQTQTSNQSSGLSNMSEYPTYPTTNPVQGYTPSSNQVNQQIYPRSDTSGNQNFPTPTQSQGQNYTANQQSQNASNQTGQIFSRTDNQSQNFVRPQNQTQSHDYNADQQNRNSAGNQTTAYPPNHEAAQTQNVPNYSSATGTHANQISQFKSEDPYWQQNNYTQNFRQDASGDPYYTGTVTNRYQNNYYPSQGFQGQRYEYNQTPGMEGVGNNDGKMASRGPIRNSGPVQAKGNFEEGNKDGNNITAQSQNSARNVPPASQGYPASTDPNRVDPTTPSPQPQNNDRNIVHGLVTPNTNSIRQIDSNKDEERDRDDLLDKEREEKSDDEILNKDEDKDPKSSPMAKEDPGIPYDWATDLMKGYVPGLIDASAKMSIFFCILEEAVRLGDRILAFSQSLFTLNLVEDFLARNSLKHPDGRTEDWMKNVNYYRLDGSTSALEREKLINEFNANPKIHLFLVSTRAGSLGINLVGANRAIVFDASWNPCHDTQAVCRVYRYGQQKPCFVYRLVTDNCLERKIYDRQISKQGMADRVVDQCNPDAHLSLKEAATLSWDWEEDSQVQDFSQAKDGYADPVMHSLLEKHSSLLTKQPFRHESLLVDRKDKKLSQAEKRLARRGYELEKMAANCSRPSYNYIPGNTASRAGGLQIRAIRGGDAGGTPKPVASVRPMQQRGTEGLGGTRTVGGSRWIPAEVWQRQGMSAQEMTLPLDVVIPTNSPDKGSIVLKAGQRVMVLKSPKGIYMQLESGKIIAIRTALKLNQQKREEEPKKRCFLVVAKEA
- the LOC107227072 gene encoding transcription elongation factor 1 homolog; protein product: MGRRKSKRKPPSKRKAIEPLDTQFNCPFCNHEKSCEVKMDKSRNTARITCRVCMEDFQTTINLLSEPLDVYNDWIDACETAN
- the LOC107219265 gene encoding glycine--tRNA ligase, with amino-acid sequence MQIFLHTVRATCKFGARYGIKYLRFLDQISRNLAVSSRLYSETPQWGSKKKHRKVKLHFQLQSMADPKIEEVLAPLRSSVKEQGDLVRKLKSDGAPDFDVKKAVAELKARKKLLEDKELSLIPSASFDRAKMEDLLKRRFFLDQSFAIYGGITGQYDFGPMGCALKSNFLSVWRSFFVLEEQMLEVDCSILTPEPVLKASGHVDRFADLMIKDVKTGECFRLDHFIKAHLEKVSLDKKTDESLRAECQDIIIKLDGMSKQELAAVVSRFNMKSPITGNDLTEPIEFNLMFATQIGPSGLIKGFLRPETAQGIFVNFKRLLEFNSGKLPFAAAQIGNAFRNEISPRSGLIRVREFTMAEIEHFCDPNDKNHPKFESVKHTKMHLYSACSQMDGKSAEYMEIGEAVKTGLVDNETLGYFMARIQQFLLKVGIDPAKLRFRQHMGNEMAHYACDCWDAECLTSYGWIECVGCADRSAYDLTQHTKATGVRLIAEKKLAEPKVVDVVEAFPNKGVLGKAFKKEAKAVLDALAALNKNEIAVLEGKISKNEDYDLVLHDGASIKITKDMVSIKRYQKTLHVEEITPSVVEPSFGVGRVMYSLFEHNFRMREGDEQRTYLSLPPAVSPLKCSVLPLSGNTEFTPFIKKLSQDLTAFDISHRVDDSSGSIGRRYARTDEIAIPFGITIDFDSLKTPHTATLRERDSMDQVRINLDELPTVVKDLSLCKITWAEVAQKYPKFEQQENAKA
- the LOC107219352 gene encoding proteasome subunit beta type-6 translates to MAFVEAPFQSKTMDSMVPDWLSAEHSTGTSIMACEFEGGVVIGADSRTTTGAYIANRVTDKLTKVTDHIYCCRSGSAADTQAISDIVSYHLAFHQMELGEPPLVETSANVFRELCYNYRDSLMAGILVAGWDRRKGGQVYSIPLGGMCVRQPIAIGGSGSSYVYGYVDAHYKPNMTKDQTIELVSNTLSLAMSRDGSSGGVVRLGVITKEGVERRVILGNKLPQFYEG